The proteins below are encoded in one region of Sulfitobacter sp. SK012:
- a CDS encoding glucokinase, with amino-acid sequence MTLIIADVGGTNTRMAMVPHDTKQMETVRHFDNAKYATFYDVLGEYLADAGDPKVRACSVAMAGPVLSGQGALTNRDWMISVEGLKSAAQCGRAVLINDLSALGYALGNLPEGGTDPIMTPETDAAKNGQSLVVGLGTGFNVCPVRVMPSGASCCLEVEAGHTELPRAVIAPLEAQIGNSVVAFPTVEDLFSGRGLGKLYDIVSGHEGSSGKDVVTAYRDEADPHARQVLTLYAQLLRRLCAELALQYMPRDGIYLAGSVARGVLSPEFLPHLTAPTGAQKRFGDPLGNMPMSLILEDAAALHGCIAAEEMLGG; translated from the coding sequence ATGACATTGATTATTGCTGACGTTGGCGGCACGAACACGCGCATGGCGATGGTGCCGCATGACACCAAGCAGATGGAAACTGTGCGGCATTTCGACAATGCAAAATACGCGACGTTTTACGATGTTCTTGGCGAATACCTTGCTGATGCAGGCGACCCCAAAGTACGCGCGTGCAGCGTCGCGATGGCTGGGCCAGTTTTGTCGGGGCAGGGGGCGCTGACAAACCGCGATTGGATGATTTCGGTAGAGGGACTCAAGTCAGCGGCACAATGCGGTCGCGCCGTTTTGATAAACGACCTTTCTGCGCTGGGCTACGCTTTGGGCAATCTGCCTGAGGGGGGCACCGATCCGATAATGACGCCCGAAACCGATGCTGCAAAGAATGGCCAGTCCTTGGTTGTCGGTCTGGGCACCGGGTTCAACGTATGTCCCGTTCGGGTCATGCCGTCGGGTGCGTCCTGTTGTCTTGAGGTTGAGGCAGGTCATACCGAATTGCCCCGTGCAGTCATCGCGCCGCTGGAGGCGCAGATCGGGAACAGCGTAGTGGCTTTTCCCACCGTCGAAGACCTTTTTTCAGGTCGAGGTCTTGGCAAACTTTATGACATCGTCTCCGGCCACGAAGGAAGTTCCGGCAAAGATGTCGTGACCGCGTATCGGGATGAAGCTGATCCCCATGCGCGGCAAGTTCTAACTCTCTACGCCCAGCTTTTGCGCCGTCTGTGCGCCGAATTGGCGCTGCAATACATGCCACGTGATGGCATTTATTTGGCGGGTAGCGTTGCGCGCGGGGTTCTTTCTCCGGAATTTCTGCCACATCTGACTGCTCCGACCGGTGCACAGAAACGTTTTGGGGATCCGCTGGGAAACATGCCTATGTCACTGATCCTAGAAGACGCAGCTGCACTTCATGGCTGCATCGCCGCAGAGGAAATGCTGGGCGGGTGA
- a CDS encoding Hpt domain-containing protein, protein MTQLNAKELPDLAKVRGDFFGTLRTSSEQIARHALLAWDGDNVEGINVNLKAAQDTLHRIVGAANRVGLHQLGHTARQCEQAIIGHLSGPDIDLAICPGELIVELDMFVQASNDILQHDA, encoded by the coding sequence ATGACCCAATTGAACGCCAAGGAATTGCCGGACTTGGCAAAGGTCAGGGGCGACTTTTTCGGGACGTTGCGCACGAGCAGTGAGCAGATCGCGCGACATGCTTTGCTGGCATGGGACGGCGATAATGTCGAAGGGATCAACGTCAATTTGAAAGCGGCACAAGATACCCTGCATAGGATCGTTGGGGCTGCCAACCGTGTTGGGTTGCATCAACTTGGGCACACCGCCCGCCAATGCGAGCAGGCAATCATCGGACATCTTTCTGGTCCTGATATTGATCTCGCGATTTGTCCTGGTGAGTTGATTGTCGAACTGGACATGTTTGTTCAAGCAAGCAACGACATTTTACAGCACGACGCCTAA
- a CDS encoding GSCFA domain-containing protein has protein sequence MKSPYTDQPKRAFWRHGVVARKPGQADGMYTPRFSVDRAARIVTAGSCFAQHVGRTLRNAGFAVQDAEPLEARVPDRLAQKFGYRLYSARYGNIYTARQLIQLHQEAVGEITPADPVWEKNGRYFDAFRPSVEPTGLENPQQVAAHRAQHLAAVRDIFSKAELFVFTFGLTEAWIDRETGTVYPTAPGTVAGSYDSARHVFKNYSYPEILADFLEFRERMMAANPDIRFMITVSPVPLAATASEQHVEVATARSKAILRAVCGEIYDSCDNVDYFPSYEIITSQNNAGVFYARNQRDVTDEGVGAAMGAFLAAHDPQSEHAALGNTALAPVSEGPVDAADDENDLICEEALLDAFAK, from the coding sequence ATGAAATCGCCCTACACCGACCAACCAAAGCGCGCTTTTTGGCGGCATGGCGTCGTGGCACGCAAGCCGGGGCAGGCGGACGGCATGTATACGCCCCGGTTTTCTGTTGACCGCGCAGCGCGGATTGTGACCGCTGGCTCATGTTTTGCTCAGCACGTAGGCCGAACCCTACGCAATGCTGGTTTTGCCGTACAAGACGCAGAACCGTTGGAAGCACGAGTGCCCGACCGGTTGGCTCAGAAATTTGGCTACAGACTTTATTCCGCGCGTTACGGCAACATTTACACGGCCCGTCAGCTGATTCAGCTGCATCAAGAGGCTGTGGGCGAAATCACACCGGCAGACCCCGTCTGGGAAAAGAATGGTCGCTATTTTGATGCATTCCGCCCAAGCGTTGAACCAACCGGGTTGGAGAACCCACAACAGGTCGCTGCGCACCGCGCGCAACACTTGGCCGCCGTGCGCGACATCTTTTCTAAGGCTGAGCTGTTTGTTTTCACCTTCGGGTTGACCGAGGCATGGATCGACCGGGAAACCGGCACCGTTTACCCAACTGCACCGGGGACAGTGGCCGGGTCATACGATTCCGCGCGCCATGTTTTCAAGAACTACAGCTACCCCGAAATACTGGCCGATTTTCTGGAATTCCGCGAACGGATGATGGCAGCCAATCCAGATATTCGTTTTATGATCACTGTCTCACCAGTGCCGTTGGCGGCTACTGCCTCAGAGCAGCACGTCGAGGTCGCAACTGCACGTTCCAAGGCGATCTTGCGAGCGGTGTGCGGCGAAATCTATGACAGCTGCGACAACGTCGACTACTTTCCAAGCTATGAGATCATCACCTCACAAAACAATGCGGGTGTTTTCTATGCCCGCAATCAACGCGATGTGACGGACGAAGGCGTTGGTGCCGCAATGGGGGCATTTCTAGCAGCACATGACCCTCAAAGCGAACATGCCGCGCTTGGCAATACGGCCCTTGCACCTGTCTCTGAAGGCCCAGTAGATGCAGCGGATGACGAGAATGATCTGATCTGTGAGGAAGCTCTGCTCGATGCCTTCGCTAAATAA